From the Cololabis saira isolate AMF1-May2022 chromosome 24, fColSai1.1, whole genome shotgun sequence genome, the window tAGTCATCATTAAtaagtttatttcatcgttttgagaaGAATCTCCTACAGAGGTTCTAAATCTGTGGGCAAGTtttagcccaattgggctgaaaaatataaatTCGGGccgcttttcctggtttttactataTATTTAGGAAAAATCATCAACAAAAaggtttccattatggcagagaaaagtacaaacgtacacaataaacacactgatattttatttgcttcaaactactcaatttaattgtctttgtttggagcctgaactttttttgggcTACTTaggttcagattcagattcagaaaaactttatttatccccgaggggcaatttcaAGGCAACTGTGCAGCAAAACGTTGAAGGTATCAAAtaggataataaaaaataaaaattaaataaaataaacagataagtGGGGCATGTCTCATATGTACCAGAaatgtgcaaagaaaaaaatttacaaaaaaatataagaatgtcagaaaaaatgtacaatagagtgactgtggtttaaataaaatatacagtGTAAAGTGACAGTGTAAAGTGTGgttagtggtgttgtgaagcttgaaattGATTATGCATATAATAATTAacggttttaacatagagaacgtatgatttgggctggtttttcattatttcggtgggttttacatcacgtttgggctggaacctctcagatctggcaacctcaacctcagcgctggatttcttagggacttgtttttttggtcttaaatttaatttgaaaatggtattaaaaagtcaaACCTGCTGAAAGGTGGATGCCAACTTTAAACCGGCACCACGGCGAGTTCTAGCGTTAATGAACACATGAAGAAGTGCTCTGCTCTTTTCCAGTCTGATTGTTTGCCAGGTTTGTGATTCCCGGTGAAAcgtttctctccctctccccgTTCAGCTTGAGGAATGTCGGCGGGCAGACGGCGGCAGACCTGGCCCACGCTCACGGCTTCCCCCACTGTTTCTGCTTCATCTCCAACGCCCAGAACCACGCGCAGCTGCTCGGGGCGCTGGCCCTGAACGCAGCGCCGGGGGGGAAGATCGGCAGGAAGAGGCCGATTACGGTCGTAGAGGCTCAGCagctgaagaggaggagagCCGACGGTGAGACCTGGTGACTGTTAGTAACCAGGGGGGCAGGTTATAGGACAGGGAAACATGCCGGGTGAACCCGGGGGCCTGGACGGGTCCAGaacactaaagttgctttcatcaacgaaaatcaagactaaatatcgtcaacgaatctttatcacctgaggaaaaagagacgagacgcaacgaaaatgctggtcatgtgacgataacaataattaaatatataggactgtctcagaaaattagaatattgtgataaagttctttattttctgtaatgcaattacaaaaacaaaaatgtcatacattctagatccattacaaatcaactgaaatattgcaagccttttattattttaatattgctgattatggtttacagtttaagattaagattcccagaatattctaattttttgagataggatatttgagttttcttaagctgtaagccatgatcagcaatattaaaataataaaaggcttgcaatatttcagttgatttgtaatgaatccagaatgtatgacatttttgtttttgtaattgcatcacagaaaatcacaatattctaattttcatggagacagacgggcgagggaacgagcagaaatgaagaccggaattaatttaaagaggaatgagtgtttacatgaacgtggaattattctattcggatttaaaatcggaataaaccagccacttacttcggaattaagtttaattcagaatggccattttcattcagaattaggtgtttacatggttttACAATTAAATTGGATTCaatttttaattctgaattaaagaggaattaaacttcccatgtaaatgcactgaataatataataagaaccttgtttgaattgtaaaatgggcttggctaaatacaatctttgactaaaacggacaattctgactaaaataagactaaaatgctcagacttttagtcgactgaaacttgacacgactaaaaggaaaatgaacgtgactaaaactaataaaaactaaaatgactaaaagactagactaaaactgtcagacagaaacaacactacagAATCAGCAGCTTCTCGTGTAACAGGATATTTGACCCGCTGACCTCTGTGTGACCTTCCCTCTCTTGCCTCCTCAGTCGTGTCGGTGCAGACGTACGGCGCCGGGGAGGAGGCCGAGTCCATGGACCCGGATCACTCAGGTGGGTCGGCacttctcctctcctccagtCCTGACCCGTGTGACCCGTCAGCTGATtgaaacgctttttttttcagatggAGACGTCGTCAACGGCCGTCATCCCACGATGCCTCGCGCCGACCGAGGGCCGCGGCTCCTCCCGTCCGCCCCCGTCCCGACCAATCAGCACGCTCCCACGGCCATGTGCGGCTCGCTGCACGTGAGCGGCAGCCCCGGCAGCTCGGCCCCGCTCTGGGGGGGCCCGGGGGGGCCGGACGGGGGAGACCTGCTGCACTACGGACACTACCACGGCTTCGGGGACACGGCCGAGGACCTGGGAGACCCCTGACCCCGTCTCAGCGGTTCAGGAACGTTtcagcttcatgtttttactccACGTTGCCTTGGTCAGCGGTCCGGAGCCGGGACGCCACCTTAATTATCATATGATGATTTCACAAAGATTTAATCTCATCAAAATACAGTATTTGTGGACTTTTACGTTTATTTTCACCTTCAAACGGATTCAAGAATTCAGAATCAGTATTTAGTTTGTAGTTTAAGCCACAATCTCGTGTCGGGTTCCCAGGTTTGTTGGATGAGGTGCAAACAAACTAAACTATTTTGTAAACTGATTTGTAGCTAAATGGCGCCACCTCCTTATGTACTGTAAAACAGCATTTTGATTATTATGTTCTCAACCCTTTAATACCGGATTAATCAGatctgtacggaagagtattagggccatgcaggagaaaaagtatttgagaggggaagattttttttttttattgtgcactgagaaaaaagttgaaatgtcgagaaaaaagtcaaaatgtcgattaatgttgaaatacaatttcgagaaaaaagtcgaaattttgcactttttctcgacattttgacttaaaaaggtgaaatgtcgagattaatgttgaaatacaatttcaagaatgtcGAAATTgcgccttttttcctcaacaattcaactttattcatgaaattttgactttttttctcaacatttcgacttttttctcgaagtgcataatggaaaaaaaaaaatcttcctcctctaaaatattatttttatttttctcctgcctggccctaatattcttccATAGATCTGATCAAGTATAAAACTTTAATACTATAacctaaataaattaaaaatataaaagatacATAAAACTTACCTAATATATTCATAATCAGGAAAAATAATGATTTAGAAACTGTTAAATACAGAAttggaagttgtttttttaaattgcaatataCAATCAATAGTTCATAttaaaatatttctttttttttggggtgatATTACATATTTCTggcattaaagggttaaaaaGGTGTTTGGATGATTGTACCTGCTTCTGCGTGGTCAGGCAGCTTCTGTAACGGCCGCGTTGGACGGTCGTTTCCCCCCGAACCCGCTCCGaccgtttatttctgctctttctctctgtttactgcCGGAACCGGCTGCACTATGAGCAGGTTGGACGACGACCTTCCTCAGAGCTGTGTTGTATTTAACTTATTCAGCTCCCAGGCGTCAGCTCCTGCTACTTTTCTACTTTGTCCTATTTTTctgaataaaactgtttttttacatCTTAATTTCATTCTGTATGCTGTTTTTGGGGTCCGTttctatggaggtagatttgtttcttaattattcaatcaaaggaaagattgcttcaatcaaaaaaatgtatttcaatcaaagaaaaatgtgtttgaatgcaaaaaaatatttgagactcaaaaaaatgcatttgaacactgtttttctttgattggaaatgttttctttgatagaagtgaagtttttttttaaatttaagtagtgttttgtgtttgggccatattatgggtaggataTTTGTGtcttatcatttaatcaaaaaagaagttgcttaaaaaaaaaaaattcaatccaaaaaaagcacttcaataaaaaaaaactttcaaagaaaaagtgtttgaatgcaaaaaaatatttgagacccaaagAATTGCATTTGTagggagcccctaaagggacacggatttttttttttataatgagttttaagcgtgcgcgtgaaacctttacgcgcgcgcgtaaaacctttaagtgagcacgtaaagttgtttacttgcaagcaaagtgtaatgtccttataatggagtcccaggttaaaatatagctcagctaaatcctgtaatgtcatttccattcataaacagagcagcAACTGTACggtctcctgttccagcaaaactcccatgtacttgtttttacgcgctcacgtagaacgtatttcggtgggttttacatcacgtttgggctggaacatgtcagatctggcaacctcgacctcagcgctggatttcttagggacttgtttttttggtcttaaatttaatttgaaaatggtattaaaaagtcaaACCTGCTGAAAGGTGGATGCCGGGTTTAAACCGGCACCACGGCGAGTTCTGCCGTTAATGAACCCATGAAGAAGTGGCTCTGTTCTTTTCCAGTGTGATTGTTCTCCAGGAGGTTTGTGATTCCCGGTGAAACGTTTCTCTCCCTCTCATCTTCAGCTTGAGGAATGCGGGCGGGCAGACGGCGGCAGACCTGGCCCACGCTCACGGCTTCCCCCACTGTTTCTGCTTCATCTCCAACGCCCAGAACCACGCGCAGCTGCTCGGGGCGCTGACCCTGAACGCAGCGCCGGGAGGGAAGATCGGCAGGAAGAGGCCGATCACGGTCGTAGAGGCTCAGAGCCTGAAGAGGAGGAGAGCCGACGGTGAGACCTGCTGATGACACAGAACCAGGGGGGGCGGTTATAGGACAGGGAAACATCCCGGGTGAACCCGTGGGCTGGACGGGTCCAGaggactaaagttgctttcatcaacgaaaatcaagactaaatatcgtcaacgaatctttatcacctgaggaaaaagagacgagacgcaacgaaaatgctggtcatgtgacgataacaataattaaatatacaggactgtctcagaaaattagaatattgtgataaagttctttattttctgtaatgcaattacaaaaacaaaaatgtcatacattctggattcattacaaatcaactgaaatattgaaagccttttattattttaatattgctgatta encodes:
- the ankrd10a gene encoding ankyrin repeat domain-containing protein 10a isoform X1, which encodes MSVRLQPDFCSDEVFFGRFPVHRACRDGDVGGLVSLLQRLSHISQLTEEDSVYGWTPLHWAAHYGQLECVAHLVQRGCEVNLPTSRCSQTPTHTAAFGGRPRCVTWLSQAGADVNRQDCVGETPIHKAARSGSLECIQVLLIAGAKPHLRNVGGQTAADLAHAHGFPHCFCFISNAQNHAQLLGALALNAAPGGKIGRKRPITVVEAQQLKRRRADVVSVQTYGAGEEAESMDPDHSDGDVVNGRHPTMPRADRGPRLLPSAPVPTNQHAPTAMCGSLHVSGSPGSSAPLWGGPGGPDGGDLLHYGHYHGFGDTAEDLGDP